In Kutzneria kofuensis, the DNA window ACAGGATGATCGGGTAGTTCGCCGGCGCGATGGCCGCGACCACACCGTGCGGCAACCGCTCCAGCACGACTCCCGCGCCCAGTGACTCCGGCGCCAGCCCGAGCTGTGCGGTGCGGGCGAACCACTCGGCCGCGAGTGCGACCTCGCCTTCGGCCTGGCGCAACGGCTTTCCCTGTTCCCGAGTCAGCAGCGCGGACAGTTCCGCGTGGTGCCGCTCGATCCGGGATCCGCAGGCACGCAGGACGTCGGCGCGGTCGGCCACGGATCGCCTCGCCCAGCCCGGAAACGCGGCCGCGGCGGCGTCGACCTTCGCCGCCAGCTCCGCCGCGCCGGTCCGCGCGATTCGCGCGATCACCTCCCCGGTCGCCGGGTCCTCGACTGCCAGCTGTGCGGTCATCGCTGCTCCTTCGCGGTCGGACATCGTAGTTCCAGCCTGTTCCGCTTGCCCAGCAGGAGAAAGAAGACCTTCGGGCATGCCGGATCGAGCAGGTTGTTGGCGCGCGCCTCAGCGGCTTTCGTGGCAGGCGGACCGATTGCGATCGTGGGTACCGGCCGAAGCGGGGCGGATCACTGTGGACGGAGGCGGGCCGTGGTGCTCAAGGCTTACACGGCGGCGGTGATGCGCCGCATGGCCGCCAGCTATCCGGATCTCGGCGGGACCGTCACCGACGCCGTCGAGGCGCGCGAGATCCACGCGCGAGCCACGTTCCCGCCGGGGCCGGAACTGCCGGCGGTGTGGGGCGAGATGGTGCCGGCCGAGCCGGACATCCCGATCCGGATCTACCATCCGCACGCCGACCGGCGCCCCCGCCCGGTGGTGGTGTACTTCCACGGCGGCGGGTTCGTCCTGTGCGATCTGGACACCCACGACGGCGTCTGCCGGCTGTTGGCCCGGGACGCGGACGTCGTGGTCGTGGCGGTGCACTACCGGCGCTCGCCGGAGCACCGGTACCCGGCCGCGGTGCAGGACGCGTACCGTGCCGTGCGCTGGGCCCGGGAACACGCCCACGAGTTCGGCGGCGACCCGGACCGGCTCGCGGTCGCCGGGGACAGCGCCGGCGGCACGCTGGCCACGGTCGCGTGTCTGATGGCGCGGGACAACGGCGGCCCGCCGATCGACTTCCAACTGCTGATCTACCCGGTGACCGACTGCCTGGCGCCGCGGCGCGAGCACGCCGAGGGCTACTACCTGACCAGCCGGCACATGCGGTGGTTCACCGAGCAGTACCTCACCGACCCGGCCGAGGGACTCCAGGCGTACGCGTCACCGCTGCGAGCGCCCGACCTGACTGGCCTGCCCCCGGCGCTGGTGCTCACCGTCGAGCACGACCCGCTGCGCGCGGAGGGTGAGGAGTACGCCGCGCGACTGGCCGGCGCCGGGGTCCCGACCGCCCTGCACCGGGTGGACGGCTTGTTCCACGGTGTCTTCGGGCTGTCCTCGCTGTTGCCCGCGGCCGCGCGACTGGAGCAGATCGCTTGTACGGCACTGCGCGAGGCGTTCGAGAGCAACGGAATGGGGAGCAGATGGACGACGTGTCGACCGACCTGAGCGACAGCATCGGCGAGCTGATGGGCGAGGTCCTGGTCCGCGAGCCGCTGGCCGGCCAGGACGACTTCTTCGAGTGCGGCGGCGACTCGGTGCGGGCGGTCGAGGTGCTGCAGCGGCTGGCCGAGCAGCACGGACCGGCCGAGGAGGACGCCGCCGACGAGTTCCAGGCCACGTTGCTGATGGCGATCTTCGAGGACGCCACGCCGGCCGGGCTCGCGGCGGTGATCGCCGGCCATGCGCGCTGACCGGCTGGAGTTGCGCCACCACCTGCGGGCCAACCGGGAGCGCGATCCGGACGGCCCGGCCGTTCGGAGCGGCTCGGTCGTGACCACGTGGGCGGAGCTGCACGACGCCGCCCTCGCGGTCGCGGCTGGCGCCGCTGCACTGCCGGCCGGCCCGGTGGTGGTCGTGGCCGACGGCAGCGTGGCCGGCGTGGCCACCGTGCTCGGCCTGCTCGTCGCCGGCGTGACCATCGCCCTGGTGGAGGAGCGCAGTTCCTACCTGACCGATGAAAGCTCGGTGTTGCACGGGTTCGGCGCGGTCGCGGTGGTCAGTCCGGACGGCGTGGGCGCGGGCTCGCTGGCCGGCTGGCGGTACCGCGATCTGTCTGCTCAGCAGGCAGATCCGGCCGGCGGTCCCGACGGTGAGCTGCTGCAACTGACCTCGGGCAGCACCGGCGAGCCTCGGCTGGCCCGTCAGACGCTGCGCAGCGCCTTGACCGGTGCGCGCAGCTACCGCACGGCGTTCGCGCTGACCCACGAGGACTCGGTGCTGCTCACCGTCCCGCCGGCACACTCGTTCGGCCTGATCGGCGGTGTGCTGGCGGCGGTAGTCAGCGGCGCGTCGTTGTGGTTGCTGCCCAGGTTCTCCGTGCGCGGCGCGCTGGACGCCATCACCGCGGGCGCAACGGTCATGCTCGGGACACCGTTGGTGTACCGGCTGCTCACGCCGGTGTTGCGGCCCGAGATGTCACGGATGCGGATCGCGTTGTCCTCCGGCGGTCCGCTGGCCGAGGAACTCGCCGCGCGGGCCGCCGACCGGCTGGGCTGCCCGGTCCGGCAGGTCTACGGCAGCACCGAGACCGGGCTGATCGCCTGCCATCCGGCCACCGTGGCGGACTGGCCGGCGGGATCGGTGGGTGTGGCCGCGCCCGGCGTGCGGCTGCGGGTCCGCGAGGGCCGGGTGCAGGTGCGCACCTCGACGCTGTTCCTCGGCTACGCCGGGGAAACCGACCCGGTGTCCACAGAGGACGGCTTCTACGACACCGGTGACACCGGCCTGCTCGGCGCGGCCGGGCACCTGTTCCTCACCGGACGCAAGGAGAGCTTCATCAACGTCGGCGGGCGCAAGGTGAACCCGCAGCGGATCGCCCGCATCCTGGGCGAGTGCCCGGGCGTCCGGGACGTGTACGTGTACGGCCATCCCGCCCGTGGCGGGGAGCAGCAGGTGCACGCCGCGGTGGTGCTGGCCCCGCCGGCCACGGCGGCGGACGTGATGGCGTTCTGCCGGTCCCGGCGGCTGATGCCGTACGAGGTGCCGCACCGCCTGCATCCACTGCCCGAACTGCCGCGGTCGGCGATGGGCAAGGTCAGCCGGCGCGCGGTGGCCGAGGCCGTCGCGGCGCGGTCCAGTGACGAGAGCGAGGGAACTACGTGATGAACCCGGGAAACCGGCCGGACGCGGGCCAGGTCGGCGTGCTCGGCCTCGGCTACGTCGGCCTGCTGCTGGCGCTGTCGCTGGCCCGGCAGGGCCGTTCGGTGGTCGGCGTGGACAGCAGCCCCCACGTGCGGGCCGAACTGCGGGCCGGCCGCCCGCAGTTCTTCGAGCCCGGACTGGACGAGTTGCTGACCGCCGAGTTGGGCCGTCGGTTCACCGTGGCCGACCAGCTGCCGGACACGCCGCTGGACGCGGTGATCATCTGCGTCGGCACCGCCGTGCACCCGGTCACCAAGCGGCCCGACCTCAGGGACCTGACGTCCGCCCTGGAGCACGTGGCCGAGCACGTCGGCGACGACACGCTGGTGGTGGTGCGCAGCACGGTCCCGGTCGGCACGACCCGGGACGTGATCGTCCCGAAGCTGCGGGAGCGGGTGGCGCGGCCGCTGGTGGCGTTCTGTCCCGAGCGGACGATCCAGGGCAAGGCGTTGGCCGAGATCGTGTCGTTGCCGCAGGTCATCGGCGCCGACGACGAGCGGTCCCTGGCCCGGGCCGAGGAGTTGTTCGCCCCGGTCGCGCCCGACCAGGTGACGGTGTCCAGCCTCGGGGCCGCGGAGATGGTCAAGCTGGCCTGCAACTCGCACACCGACCTGATCTACGGGTTCGGCAACGAGATCGCGCTGATGTCCGAGGCGCTGGGCCTGGACGCCGACGAGGTGATCGCCGCCGCCAACCTGCGTTACCCGCGCCCCGACCTGTCCCGTCCCGGCTACGTCGGCGGCAGCTGCCTGATCAAGGATCCCCACCTGCTGCGGTACTCCGCCGAGCAGGCCGGCTACCGGCCACCGATGGTGCTGGCCGCGCGCCACGTCAACGAGCTGGTGCCGAGGGTGGTGGCCGACCACGTGCTGACGGCGCTGGCGGCCAAGGGGTGCTCGCCGGACGAGGCCACGGTTCTGGTGTGCGGCATGGCCTACAAGGGCCGGCCGGAGACCGACGACGTGCGTGGCTCGGCCGCCGTCGAGGTGGCGGCCACGCTGCGGGGGCGGGTGTCCCGGCTGCTGGGCCATGACTTCGTGGTGGCGCCGGAGCGCATCGAGGGCCTGGGCTACCAGCCGGTCGAGCTGCCCGCCGGCCTGGCCGACGCCGACGCGCTGCTGGTGCTGGTCGACCATCCCCGCTACGCCGAGCAGCTGAGGCACGAGGTCGTACGCAAGCAGATGCGCTCGCCCGCGGTCGTGGTGGACATGTGGGGAGTCCTGGCCGACGAGCTGGCCGACGCCCCGGACGTCGAGTACCGGAGGTTCGGCCATGGCATCCGGTGAGCGCGTGCTGATCACCGGCGGGGCCGGTTTCGTCGGGCTGCACCTGGCCCGCCGCCTGCTGGCCGAGGACGCCGAGGTCACCCTGCTGGACGACTTCTCCCGTGGCCGGCGGGACGCCGACCTGAGCGAGCTGGCCCGGTTGGCCGAGCTGGTCGAGCACGACCTGCGCGAGCCCATCCCGAACCACCTGCTCACCGGCCGCTACACCCACGTCTACCACCTGGCCGCCGTCGTCGGCGTGCAGCGGGTGCACGACAACCCGAACCGCACGCTGGACGTCAACCTGCGCGCGGCCCTCAACGTGCTCGACTGGTGCCGCCGCGTGGAGCCGGAGTCGGTGTTCCTCAGCTCCACCAGCGAGGTCGCCGACGGCGCGGCCGAGCTCGGGCTGATCGGCTACCCGACCACCGAGAACGGGCCGTTCGCGCTGCCCGAGCCGGCCCAGCCGCGCGCGTCGTACGCGCTGAGCAAGCAGGTGGCCGAGTTCCTGTTCCGGCACAACGGCGCCGGCCTGCGGGTGCGGATCGGGCGCTACCACAACATCTACGGCCCCCGGATGGGCAACGAGCACGTGGTCCCGCAGTTCATCGCCCGCGCCCTGGCCCGCCAGGACCCGTTCCCGGTGTACGGGACCGACCAGACCCGGGCGTTCTGCTACATCGAGGACGCCGTCACCGCGACCGTGGCGCTGGCCCGGCTGGCCGGCGACGAGGCGGTCGTCGCCAACATCGGCAACGACCAGGAGGAGATCCCGATCGGCCGGCTCGCCGAGCAGGTGACCGCGCTGGCCGGGTACCGGCCCGCGCTGCGGCCGCTCGACGCGCCGCCCAGCTCGCCCCGGCGGCGGCTGCCCGACCTCACCACGCTGCGGGCGACCGTGGACTACCGGCCGGCGGTGGACCTGGCTGAGGGGCTGCGCCGGACATTCCACTGGTACGCGGCACAACCGGTGCCGGCATGACCTTCACCGTGCGGAACGGGCGGTTGTGGCGGGACGGGGCCGAGTTCGTCGCCATCGGCGTGAACTACCACCCGTCCCGGGCCGGCTGTGCCATCTGGACCGACTGGGCGCCGGACGTGCTGGCCGCCGACTTCCGGCGGATGGCCGCGGACGGGCTGAACACGGTGCGGCTGTTCGTGTTCTGGCGCGACTTCGAGCCGGCCGCCGGCCGTTACCGGGCGGAGTCGTTCGCCCGGCTGCGGGAGGCGGTGCGGCTGGCCGGTGCGGCCGGGCTGGCGTGCGTGCTGTCGGTGTGCACGATCTTCATGAACGGCCAGCTGCTCGAACCGGCCTGGCGGCGCGGCGAGAACCTGTGGCGGGACGAGGAAACCCTGCGCCGGCAGGAGGAGTTCGTCCGCAGGGTGGCCCGCGAACTGTCCGAAGTGGACAACATACTGGCGCTCGACCTCGGCGACGAGATCGAGAACGTCGACCCGGTGGCCGCGCGCGGGCTCGGCCCGGCGGAGGTCGCCGCCTGGCGGGCCCGGCTGGCGGCCGCGATCCGGGCCGAACTGCCGTCGGCCCTCGTGGTCCAGGCCACCGGCGCCACCGGGGTGTTCGGCGGCTCGGCGTTCGGCGTCGACAACTCGGCCGCGCTCGACCTCGTTGCCACGCACGGATTCCCGCTGTGGGCACCGGGCTCGGTCGAGTCCACCGACTCGTACAAGGCCACCAACCTGGTGCCGTTCCTGGTGCGGTTCGCCGCCGCGTACGGGGCGCCGTTCGTGGACGAGTTCGGCAGCTACGGCGTGGACGAGCCGACCGCGGCCCGCTACCTCCGGGCCGCCGGCGCGTCCACCATCGCCAACGGCGGCAACGGACTGCTGGCCTGGTGCTGGCAGGACATCACCGCCACCGGGGAGCCCTACCGGGACCGGCCCAACGAGCGAGCGGTGGGGCTGCGCCGGCCCGACGGCCGGGCGAAGCCGGCGCTGGCCGAACTCCGCCGGCTGGCGGCGAGCCGAGAGCTGAGCGGCCGGTCCGACCGGCCGCCGATCGCGATCTACCTGCCGGAACGGGTGCGCGGCGGTGGAGCGTCCTACCTGGACGGTGAGCCGGGAACGATCGGCGCCTTCTACGCCTACCTGCTGCTCAAGCGGGCCCACCTGCCGTTCGACCTGGTGTCGGGCCCGCTGGACGGCTACCGGCTGGTGCTGTGCCCTTCGGTCACCCGGGTGACCATGACCGATCTGGACCGGTTGCGGGCGCACGTGGACTCCGGCGGCGTGCTGTACTACTCGCTTGGGGATCATCTGCACGGCTTTCCCGGCGCGGACCTGGCCGGGGTCGAACTCGTGGACTTCCGGCTGGACCCGGGCGGCGAATCGGTGCTGCGCTGGGACGACGACGAGTGGCCGCTGCACTGGCCGGCGCGGCAGCGGAGCCGGGTCGCCGCGACCACGGCCACCCGACTGGCCGGCGACGACCGGGCGATGGTGCTGGACAACCGGGTAGGCGCCGGCCGGGTGCTGTTCTGTTCGGCCCCGTTCGAACGTCTGCTCGACCGGCCCGGCCTGCTCGCTTCCGGGCGCTGGGAACGGTTCTACCGCCGGATCGCCGAGCTGGCCGGGCTGCGGCCGGCGATCGGCGGCGCCGATCCGGACGTCGAGATCGTGCCGAAGCGAGGGCACGCGGTGGTGATCAATCACGGGGTCGCGCCGACCCGCTGCGAGCTGACCTGGCCGGGCCGGGCCGATCCGGTCACGGTGGAACTGGCCGGCAAGGACTGGTGTGTTGTCCGAGAGGACGTGCGATGAAAGGCGTTGTCTACCACGGGCCCGGCGACGTCCGGGTGCACGACGACCTGCCGATGCCGCAGCTGCGCGGGCCGCGAGACGCCGTGGTCAGGGTGACGATCACCGCGATCTGCGGCACCGATCTCCATCCCTACCGGCACGAACTCCCCGGCCTGCCGGCCGGGACCGTGCTGGGCCACGAGTTCGTGGGCACCGTGGCCGCCGCCGGAACCGAGGTCCCGTTCGCTGTCGGCGACCGCGTCCTCGCCTCCGATCTGGTGGCATGTGGACGGTGCCGGAACTGCGCCCTGGGCTGGCATTACCAGTGTTCGGAGGCGACCTTGTTCGGTTACGGCACGGTGGTGGGGGAGAGCCTGCCCGGCGGCCAGGCCGAGTACGTGCGGGTGCCGTTCGCGGACGTTGTGCTGTCGAGGATCCCGGCCGACGTCGAGGACGAGGAGGCGTTGTTCGCGGGAGACATTCTCACCACCGGTTACGCCGCTGTGGAAGCAGCCGGCCTGCGGCCGGGCGAGACGGTGGCCGTGATCGGCGGCGGTCCGGTCGGAGCGTGCGCGGCGATGTCCGCCGTCACCGCCGGCGCGGCGCGCGTGGTGGTGGTCGACCCGGACGACGGCCGCCGGGCCTGGG includes these proteins:
- a CDS encoding alpha/beta hydrolase; its protein translation is MVLKAYTAAVMRRMAASYPDLGGTVTDAVEAREIHARATFPPGPELPAVWGEMVPAEPDIPIRIYHPHADRRPRPVVVYFHGGGFVLCDLDTHDGVCRLLARDADVVVVAVHYRRSPEHRYPAAVQDAYRAVRWAREHAHEFGGDPDRLAVAGDSAGGTLATVACLMARDNGGPPIDFQLLIYPVTDCLAPRREHAEGYYLTSRHMRWFTEQYLTDPAEGLQAYASPLRAPDLTGLPPALVLTVEHDPLRAEGEEYAARLAGAGVPTALHRVDGLFHGVFGLSSLLPAAARLEQIACTALREAFESNGMGSRWTTCRPT
- a CDS encoding phosphopantetheine-binding protein, producing the protein MDDVSTDLSDSIGELMGEVLVREPLAGQDDFFECGGDSVRAVEVLQRLAEQHGPAEEDAADEFQATLLMAIFEDATPAGLAAVIAGHAR
- a CDS encoding class I adenylate-forming enzyme family protein, with translation MRADRLELRHHLRANRERDPDGPAVRSGSVVTTWAELHDAALAVAAGAAALPAGPVVVVADGSVAGVATVLGLLVAGVTIALVEERSSYLTDESSVLHGFGAVAVVSPDGVGAGSLAGWRYRDLSAQQADPAGGPDGELLQLTSGSTGEPRLARQTLRSALTGARSYRTAFALTHEDSVLLTVPPAHSFGLIGGVLAAVVSGASLWLLPRFSVRGALDAITAGATVMLGTPLVYRLLTPVLRPEMSRMRIALSSGGPLAEELAARAADRLGCPVRQVYGSTETGLIACHPATVADWPAGSVGVAAPGVRLRVREGRVQVRTSTLFLGYAGETDPVSTEDGFYDTGDTGLLGAAGHLFLTGRKESFINVGGRKVNPQRIARILGECPGVRDVYVYGHPARGGEQQVHAAVVLAPPATAADVMAFCRSRRLMPYEVPHRLHPLPELPRSAMGKVSRRAVAEAVAARSSDESEGTT
- a CDS encoding nucleotide sugar dehydrogenase, with product MNPGNRPDAGQVGVLGLGYVGLLLALSLARQGRSVVGVDSSPHVRAELRAGRPQFFEPGLDELLTAELGRRFTVADQLPDTPLDAVIICVGTAVHPVTKRPDLRDLTSALEHVAEHVGDDTLVVVRSTVPVGTTRDVIVPKLRERVARPLVAFCPERTIQGKALAEIVSLPQVIGADDERSLARAEELFAPVAPDQVTVSSLGAAEMVKLACNSHTDLIYGFGNEIALMSEALGLDADEVIAAANLRYPRPDLSRPGYVGGSCLIKDPHLLRYSAEQAGYRPPMVLAARHVNELVPRVVADHVLTALAAKGCSPDEATVLVCGMAYKGRPETDDVRGSAAVEVAATLRGRVSRLLGHDFVVAPERIEGLGYQPVELPAGLADADALLVLVDHPRYAEQLRHEVVRKQMRSPAVVVDMWGVLADELADAPDVEYRRFGHGIR
- a CDS encoding NAD-dependent epimerase/dehydratase family protein translates to MASGERVLITGGAGFVGLHLARRLLAEDAEVTLLDDFSRGRRDADLSELARLAELVEHDLREPIPNHLLTGRYTHVYHLAAVVGVQRVHDNPNRTLDVNLRAALNVLDWCRRVEPESVFLSSTSEVADGAAELGLIGYPTTENGPFALPEPAQPRASYALSKQVAEFLFRHNGAGLRVRIGRYHNIYGPRMGNEHVVPQFIARALARQDPFPVYGTDQTRAFCYIEDAVTATVALARLAGDEAVVANIGNDQEEIPIGRLAEQVTALAGYRPALRPLDAPPSSPRRRLPDLTTLRATVDYRPAVDLAEGLRRTFHWYAAQPVPA
- a CDS encoding cellulase family glycosylhydrolase; the encoded protein is MTFTVRNGRLWRDGAEFVAIGVNYHPSRAGCAIWTDWAPDVLAADFRRMAADGLNTVRLFVFWRDFEPAAGRYRAESFARLREAVRLAGAAGLACVLSVCTIFMNGQLLEPAWRRGENLWRDEETLRRQEEFVRRVARELSEVDNILALDLGDEIENVDPVAARGLGPAEVAAWRARLAAAIRAELPSALVVQATGATGVFGGSAFGVDNSAALDLVATHGFPLWAPGSVESTDSYKATNLVPFLVRFAAAYGAPFVDEFGSYGVDEPTAARYLRAAGASTIANGGNGLLAWCWQDITATGEPYRDRPNERAVGLRRPDGRAKPALAELRRLAASRELSGRSDRPPIAIYLPERVRGGGASYLDGEPGTIGAFYAYLLLKRAHLPFDLVSGPLDGYRLVLCPSVTRVTMTDLDRLRAHVDSGGVLYYSLGDHLHGFPGADLAGVELVDFRLDPGGESVLRWDDDEWPLHWPARQRSRVAATTATRLAGDDRAMVLDNRVGAGRVLFCSAPFERLLDRPGLLASGRWERFYRRIAELAGLRPAIGGADPDVEIVPKRGHAVVINHGVAPTRCELTWPGRADPVTVELAGKDWCVVREDVR
- a CDS encoding FAD-dependent oxidoreductase → MKGVVYHGPGDVRVHDDLPMPQLRGPRDAVVRVTITAICGTDLHPYRHELPGLPAGTVLGHEFVGTVAAAGTEVPFAVGDRVLASDLVACGRCRNCALGWHYQCSEATLFGYGTVVGESLPGGQAEYVRVPFADVVLSRIPADVEDEEALFAGDILTTGYAAVEAAGLRPGETVAVIGGGPVGACAAMSAVTAGAARVVVVDPDDGRRAWARSRGWLAAQPDSPEAADADVVIEAVGDAEALRCAVRTAARRGRVVSIGAHHSPDLPFPADIAFARELSVRFVVGDPIRCRDRVLDLVRADRLDPTALVSHRLPLSAAANGYRLFDRREAVKVLLHVGDR